A single genomic interval of Arachis duranensis cultivar V14167 chromosome 7, aradu.V14167.gnm2.J7QH, whole genome shotgun sequence harbors:
- the LOC107459815 gene encoding ALA-interacting subunit 3-like → MMEPHSAPTPKKYSKKPKYSKFSQQELPAWKPILTPGWVISTFTVVGIVFIPVGLASLFSSESVEEAAIRYDDKCLNEIHAQNAVAFIKNDMTNKTCTTSWTVERKMQGPIFIYYQLDNYYQNHRRYVKSRNDKQLVNPASEGDTTNCYPQDKTNGSMPIVPCGLIAWSLFNDTYKFWVNTKSLTVNKKDISWGSDRSHKFGSKVYPKNFQLGGLVGGAKLDENMPLNQQEDLIVWMRTAALPSFRKLYGKIETNLEVNDLVEIVIENNYNTYEFGGNKRLILSTATWIGGKNPFLGMAYLFVGGVSLLCAIVFILLYVIKPRPLGDPSYLSWNKNPGILK, encoded by the exons ATGATGGAACCACACTCTGCTCCCACGCCCAAGAAGTATTCTAAGAAACCCAAAT ATTCAAAGTTCTCACAGCAAGAACTTCCTGCATGGAAACCAATCCTAACACCTGGTTGG GTCATTTCCACATTCACTGTCGTAGGAATCGTTTTCATCCCCGTCGGTCTTGCTTCATTGTTTTCATCAGAAAGC GTGGAAGAGGCTGCAATCAGATACGACGATAAATGCCTTAACGAGATCCATGCTCAAAACGCGGTGGCATTTATCAAAAACGACATGACAAACAAGACATGCACGACATCATGGACCGTTGAACGCAAAATGCAAGGCCCTATCTTCATCTATTACCAGCTTGATAATTACTACCAGAACCATCGAAGGTATGTGAAGAGTAGAAATGACAAGCAGCTAGTGAATCCGGCATCTGAAGGAGACACAACAAATTGTTATCCGCAAGACAAAACCAATGGTAGCATGCCAATTGTTCCATGCGGCCTCATTGCTTGGTCTCTCTTCAATGACACTTACAAGTTTTGGGTCAACACCAAGAGTTTGACCGTCAACAAGAAAGACATATCATGGGGGAGTGATAGATCCCACAAATTTGGCTCCAAGGTTTATCCCAAGAATTTTCAACTTGGAGGTCTAGTTGGAGGCGCGAAACTCGATGAAAACATGCCT TTGAATCAACAAGAGGATCTGATTGTTTGGATGAGAACGGCAGCACTGCCATCTTTCAGAAAACTGTATGGGAAGATTGAGACTAACCTGGAAGTGAATGATCTTGTAGAAATAGTGATAGAAAACAATTATAACACATATGAGTTTGGTGGGAATAAGAGGCTCATTCTATCAACTGCAACTTGGATTGGTGGAAAGAATCCCTTCTTAGGCATGGCATACCTTTTTGTTGGTGGGGTATCCTTGCTCTGCGCTATAGTATTCATACTACTCTATGTCATCAAGCCAAG GCCTCTTGGGGATCCCTCCTACTTGTCTTGGAACAAAAATCCAGGGATTCTAAAATGA